The nucleotide window GAAGGGCACCAAAATCGTTCTCATCGGCGACCCCGACCAGATCGACCACCCGTATCTCGACAGCCGCACAAACGGCCTGTGCTACGCCTCCGAGCGCATGAAGGGCAGCCGCTACTGTTGCCAGATCGCCATGGACGACGACGAATGCGAGCGCAGCCCACTGGCTTTCGACAGCGCCAATCGGATGAATACATAAAAAGCCTATTAAACAGTAAAAAGGTACAGAGTCTCTGTACCTTTTTTATTTATTATCTTATGTAAACTTTGATGCTGCCTTCTACCCCCGGGCGTTTTTATAATAAAAGATCGCCAGCTGCGTCCGGCGCTTGAAGCCGAGCTTATCCATAATAACGCTGACCGCGTTACGGACGGTGCCCTCGCTTAAATATAGAGCGGCGGCAATTTCGCGGTTAGAAAGGCCCTCGGCGATGAGGGCGATTATTTCCGTCTCCTTGTCGGTGAGGCCGAATTCGGCAAGGTCTGTTTTCTTCGTCTGGGTGAGCAGGCCGGGGAGCCTTGCAACAATATCCTCGCCGAAAACGCTCTGCCCGGTGTATACCGCTTTCAGCGCCGGGACAATACACTCAAAATCCTGCTTGAGCAGATAACCGCGCGCGCCGATCTTCAGGGCTTTGATAATATAGTCATCATCCGAAAACGTTGTGAGATAGAGAATTTTTGCCTCCGGGTGCGCTTTCAGGATTAGCGCGCCCGCGTCGAGCCCTGTCATCGTGTCCATGCGGATGTCCATGAGGAGAATATCGGGTTTCACGCTGTCGTACAGGGTGACGGCGTCTTCACCGCTTGTGCCGACAGCGGCAACGGTGAATCCAGCCTCGGCCTCAATAATTGTTTTCAGGGAAATACCGACAAGCCTGTCGTCGTCAACGATCACAATGTTCATGGCAAATCACCTCGCTTAGGAATAGAGACAAAAACGGTAAAGCCGCCGTCAAAGCCCGTGTGGGCGATACCGCCAAGGCTCTCGACGCGCTGGGCGATATTTTTCAGACCGAGGCCGTCTCCCGGCGTCTTTTTATGCGTGCCGTTATCCTTGACGATAAGCTGATACAATGCCGGGTGCTCCCGCAGCGTCACGGCGACGTGGGTGGCGTCTGAATGGCGGATGACGTTTGACAACGATTCCCGCACGACCGACAAAAGCGTGTATTTGACGCTTTTCGGCGGGTT belongs to Oscillospiraceae bacterium CM and includes:
- a CDS encoding response regulator transcription factor, which encodes MNIVIVDDDRLVGISLKTIIEAEAGFTVAAVGTSGEDAVTLYDSVKPDILLMDIRMDTMTGLDAGALILKAHPEAKILYLTTFSDDDYIIKALKIGARGYLLKQDFECIVPALKAVYTGQSVFGEDIVARLPGLLTQTKKTDLAEFGLTDKETEIIALIAEGLSNREIAAALYLSEGTVRNAVSVIMDKLGFKRRTQLAIFYYKNARG